A part of Dermacentor variabilis isolate Ectoservices chromosome 10, ASM5094787v1, whole genome shotgun sequence genomic DNA contains:
- the LOC142559644 gene encoding ATP-binding cassette sub-family A member 17-like isoform X2 — protein MRVFMRPDHHHGQRPSDVSGHAAALARKSGQGYRLEFLLKHTEAADAPNLKKAVAEVFPNVQLKDDNKNLLGYHLMERIPWSELFTKVGQLQQNFPLEHVLVGENTLEDIFLNFARMQGSSSLPGGFA, from the exons ATGCGAGTTTTCATGCGACCGGATCACCATCATGGTCAACGGCCAAGCGACGTGTCTGGGCACGCTGCAGCGCTTGCGCGAAAGTCCGGCCAGGGCTACCGACTCGAGTTCCTGCTCAAGCACACGGAGGCGGCAGACGCGCCCAATCTAAAGAAAGCTGTGGCCGAAGTCTTCCCCAATGTCCAGCTCAAGGACGACAACAAG AATCTTCTTGGCTACCACCTGATGGAGCGAATACCTTGGAGCGAGCTGTTCACCAAGGTGGGGCAACTCCAACAAAATTTCCCCCTTGAACACGTCCTGGTCGGGGAGAACACCCTCGAAGACATCTTCTTGAACTTTGCCAGAATGCAGGGATCGTCCTCGCTTCCTGGCGGTTTCGCTTAA
- the LOC142559644 gene encoding ATP-binding cassette sub-family A member 17-like isoform X1, giving the protein MFVSSLSSTSAASSTYGRMRVFMRPDHHHGQRPSDVSGHAAALARKSGQGYRLEFLLKHTEAADAPNLKKAVAEVFPNVQLKDDNKNLLGYHLMERIPWSELFTKVGQLQQNFPLEHVLVGENTLEDIFLNFARMQGSSSLPGGFA; this is encoded by the exons TATGGACGAATGCGAGTTTTCATGCGACCGGATCACCATCATGGTCAACGGCCAAGCGACGTGTCTGGGCACGCTGCAGCGCTTGCGCGAAAGTCCGGCCAGGGCTACCGACTCGAGTTCCTGCTCAAGCACACGGAGGCGGCAGACGCGCCCAATCTAAAGAAAGCTGTGGCCGAAGTCTTCCCCAATGTCCAGCTCAAGGACGACAACAAG AATCTTCTTGGCTACCACCTGATGGAGCGAATACCTTGGAGCGAGCTGTTCACCAAGGTGGGGCAACTCCAACAAAATTTCCCCCTTGAACACGTCCTGGTCGGGGAGAACACCCTCGAAGACATCTTCTTGAACTTTGCCAGAATGCAGGGATCGTCCTCGCTTCCTGGCGGTTTCGCTTAA